Proteins from a genomic interval of Chryseobacterium indologenes:
- a CDS encoding TonB-dependent receptor: MKKIISLFLVFFFSILTLAQKTVSGKITDDDGVAIPSASVTIEEPGKDAILAYAITNSKGEYKVTFTSGEANVDLKVKAFNQKSVIRQISNSDQTLNFKMQSEATEIKEVQLKTKMITARGDTISYDLKAFNSKNDRTLADVMRKIPGIEVNKDGTILYQGNAINKFYVNGKDLMEGGYGTINNSLPKDAVQKVEVLENHQPVKILQDKVPSDQAAINIKLKNSVTMTGRGEVGTGFGDPWLWNVKLTPMFFGQKSQWVVNYKTNNMGEQVESEGNILAFGSSWEGKRTNISQNNWLSVENASTPDLPVKRYLMNSVHYLSANYLTNIDKKKEWELKANANYTNNAVERESNSINTDIQQGTQYNTRFLNNFYTDKLKGELIFTKNAKKGFFKNTTTFSQFWNADRAFAERNDKTGYRYGNEALESPTSSFQNSLSTIIPWKEKMVNLKSYISYQNDKQVLEISPANYLQFPYKEKDSTKLTTIKFAPGSSALQTFRIKSLDTSHSANISFSTKGWTFTPQVGIDFSTDKLTTNFDGATINNSPDFTSPAYENDLKFTRVNPSASLGINYKSEAWMLFSNFPVNFNNIKAEDPLRNVSKSLNKVTFTPNIFAQYSFASFFKASMSGSISNNFGDIQTAYAGYILTSPGGFNVMDPKNPIPQTNTKSGGLRLEYRNPLNNLFFNAGYRLSDVKNNLLASSAVNELGFSVIEYIERENKRTSNAYYAEIGKYFPKFKTNASVTFNTTDSKSQSRRNNEDINTKNNANTLGFKFNNTYFSWMSVDFNMTKSWNKQSNGIIQNDLGKTEGYTHNLNVFFYPLENHTIGFYWDQINSKLGNTKLNNGFFDVSYQFSWAKKKVDFELKWMNIADRKVFERITVGDATVTQTTMQLRPSQVMFTVKFNFK, translated from the coding sequence ATGAAAAAAATTATTTCTTTATTTCTGGTATTTTTCTTCAGTATACTGACTTTGGCACAAAAAACTGTTTCAGGAAAGATCACCGATGATGATGGGGTAGCAATACCAAGTGCAAGTGTTACCATCGAAGAGCCGGGTAAAGATGCAATTTTAGCGTACGCCATTACCAATTCTAAAGGTGAATACAAAGTAACCTTCACATCAGGAGAAGCTAATGTAGACCTGAAAGTGAAAGCTTTCAACCAAAAATCTGTCATCAGACAGATCAGCAACAGTGATCAGACCCTGAACTTTAAAATGCAGTCTGAAGCTACAGAAATAAAGGAAGTCCAGTTAAAAACCAAAATGATTACCGCCAGAGGAGATACTATTTCTTATGACCTTAAAGCCTTCAACAGTAAAAACGACAGAACACTGGCAGATGTTATGCGAAAAATTCCTGGGATTGAAGTGAATAAAGACGGAACGATCCTCTATCAGGGAAATGCAATCAATAAATTTTATGTCAACGGAAAAGACCTTATGGAAGGTGGATACGGTACCATCAACAACTCACTTCCCAAAGATGCCGTACAGAAAGTGGAAGTATTGGAAAACCACCAGCCTGTAAAAATTCTTCAGGACAAAGTTCCTTCGGACCAGGCAGCCATCAATATTAAGCTTAAAAACTCCGTAACGATGACGGGAAGAGGAGAAGTGGGAACCGGTTTTGGAGATCCCTGGCTCTGGAATGTAAAATTAACACCTATGTTTTTTGGGCAGAAAAGCCAATGGGTTGTCAATTACAAAACCAATAATATGGGTGAACAGGTAGAAAGTGAGGGAAATATTCTTGCATTTGGAAGCAGCTGGGAAGGAAAAAGAACCAATATTTCCCAGAATAACTGGTTAAGCGTAGAAAATGCCAGCACACCGGACCTTCCGGTAAAAAGATACCTGATGAACAGTGTTCATTACCTATCTGCCAACTATCTTACCAACATCGATAAAAAGAAAGAATGGGAACTGAAAGCAAATGCCAACTATACCAATAATGCAGTAGAAAGAGAATCGAACAGTATCAACACTGATATCCAGCAGGGAACTCAGTATAACACCAGATTTTTGAATAATTTTTATACAGATAAATTAAAAGGAGAATTGATATTTACTAAAAATGCAAAAAAAGGGTTCTTTAAAAATACAACCACATTTTCTCAGTTTTGGAATGCAGACAGAGCCTTTGCAGAAAGAAATGATAAAACGGGCTACAGGTATGGAAATGAAGCCCTGGAATCACCAACTTCTTCTTTTCAAAACTCTTTAAGCACGATCATTCCGTGGAAGGAGAAAATGGTAAATCTAAAATCATATATCAGTTACCAAAACGATAAACAAGTATTAGAAATATCACCGGCCAATTATCTGCAGTTTCCCTATAAAGAAAAAGATAGTACTAAACTTACAACGATTAAATTTGCACCCGGTAGTAGTGCTTTGCAGACGTTCAGAATCAAAAGCCTGGATACGTCGCATTCTGCAAATATCAGTTTTTCAACGAAAGGCTGGACGTTTACTCCGCAAGTCGGAATTGATTTCTCCACAGATAAGCTGACAACCAATTTTGACGGGGCAACGATCAATAACAGCCCGGATTTTACCAGCCCTGCATATGAGAATGATCTTAAATTTACAAGAGTCAATCCATCTGCCTCACTGGGAATCAATTATAAATCTGAAGCCTGGATGTTATTTTCTAATTTTCCGGTCAACTTTAACAATATTAAAGCAGAAGATCCACTCAGAAATGTTTCAAAATCTTTGAATAAGGTGACATTTACACCTAATATTTTTGCCCAGTATTCCTTTGCTTCTTTCTTTAAAGCCAGTATGAGCGGAAGTATCAGCAACAACTTCGGGGATATTCAAACCGCTTACGCCGGATATATATTAACCAGCCCCGGAGGATTTAATGTAATGGATCCTAAAAACCCTATACCACAAACGAATACCAAAAGCGGAGGGCTGAGGCTCGAGTATAGAAATCCGTTAAATAATCTATTCTTCAATGCGGGTTACAGGTTAAGTGATGTCAAAAATAATTTATTGGCCTCCAGTGCAGTCAATGAACTGGGATTTAGCGTTATCGAATATATTGAACGTGAAAATAAAAGGACAAGTAATGCTTATTATGCAGAAATCGGAAAGTATTTTCCTAAATTTAAAACAAATGCTTCCGTAACCTTTAATACTACAGACTCAAAGTCCCAATCCAGAAGAAATAATGAAGACATCAATACAAAGAACAATGCCAATACGTTAGGGTTTAAGTTCAATAATACCTATTTCTCATGGATGAGTGTAGATTTTAATATGACAAAATCCTGGAATAAGCAATCTAACGGAATTATTCAGAATGATCTTGGAAAAACGGAAGGGTACACCCATAATTTAAATGTATTCTTTTATCCGCTGGAGAACCATACCATCGGCTTTTATTGGGACCAGATCAATTCAAAATTAGGAAATACAAAATTAAACAACGGCTTCTTTGATGTATCCTATCAATTCAGCTGGGCCAAGAAAAAAGTTGATTTTGAGCTTAAATGGATGAATATTGCAGACAGAAAAGTATTTGAAAGAATCACTGTTGGCGATGCAACCGTTACCCAAACAACAATGCAGCTTCGTCCAAGTCAGGTGATGTTTACTGTAAAGTTCAATTTTAAATAA
- a CDS encoding DUF4421 family protein: protein MNLSQAGLIVFFLLWIAKVQAQIDTALVKSYADQVMIRANLDTNIESYIFSEGENRDENKQIFSINNKIKISLSIDYKIISATVSFAPRFFPDNRDNELKGNSSYTDFSFRFFPNRFIQNLYYKNVKGFYLENMQDFIPGWTEGRDPHIQFPDLRVQSFGGSTSYILNKNFSARSIYTQGEWQKKSAGSWVPFLDYDLTVFSNIIDEQKNKEFQYKIGANIGYFYNWVIGKKVNIAPYLALALEESSPVLKITRKEVSEKTHSILP, encoded by the coding sequence TTGAATCTTTCACAGGCAGGACTCATTGTCTTCTTTCTTCTATGGATCGCTAAGGTACAAGCTCAGATAGATACCGCTTTGGTGAAGTCATACGCCGATCAGGTGATGATCCGTGCCAATCTGGATACCAATATTGAAAGCTATATTTTTTCTGAAGGAGAAAACAGAGATGAAAACAAGCAGATATTTTCCATCAACAATAAAATAAAAATATCCTTGTCCATTGATTACAAAATCATCAGTGCAACCGTTTCATTCGCGCCACGCTTTTTTCCCGATAACAGAGATAATGAACTGAAAGGGAACAGTTCCTATACAGACTTCAGTTTTAGATTTTTTCCGAATCGGTTTATCCAGAACCTTTATTACAAAAATGTCAAGGGATTCTACCTTGAAAATATGCAGGACTTTATTCCCGGATGGACAGAAGGAAGAGATCCTCACATCCAGTTTCCCGATCTGAGAGTGCAAAGTTTCGGAGGATCCACATCGTATATTCTTAATAAAAATTTTTCCGCGAGAAGTATTTATACACAGGGAGAGTGGCAGAAGAAAAGCGCTGGAAGCTGGGTTCCGTTTTTAGACTATGACCTCACTGTTTTTTCCAATATTATAGACGAGCAGAAAAATAAAGAGTTTCAGTATAAAATTGGTGCCAATATAGGCTATTTCTATAATTGGGTTATTGGAAAAAAAGTAAATATTGCCCCTTATCTGGCTCTTGCTTTGGAGGAAAGTTCTCCAGTTCTCAAAATAACGCGGAAGGAGGTATCAGAGAAAACGCACAGTATTTTACCATGA
- a CDS encoding GLPGLI family protein, whose amino-acid sequence MRKLFSIFLITLFAFANAQDNKETANRFFYELTFKPKKDSAKLDKVITILDITDKNRSVYQDYTVIAQDSIMKIEMEAIKKSGMMRDFSKSLKTPKISAKIYKTYPGMKVQYVDKIANGFTPTTIGYSEDLKFNWNILGDKQKIGEYNTQKATTEFGGRKWTAWFTTDIPFQDGPYKFYGLPGLIVKIEDENKDYSWVLQGNKKIKDYTEFSYIENMMKISGKVNELSKEKFEKTFSDFKNDPFASVRPMMTQEMLSKTIPGMDGTVGDMMKKQEKQYKDFYNANDNPIEKDQASDKKKK is encoded by the coding sequence ATGAGAAAGCTGTTCTCAATATTTCTTATCACTCTTTTTGCCTTTGCCAATGCACAGGACAACAAAGAAACGGCCAACCGATTCTTTTATGAGCTGACTTTTAAACCCAAGAAAGATTCAGCGAAGCTGGATAAGGTCATTACCATTCTGGATATAACGGATAAAAACAGGTCTGTTTATCAGGATTACACGGTGATAGCACAGGATTCTATAATGAAAATAGAAATGGAGGCCATTAAGAAGTCGGGAATGATGAGAGACTTTTCTAAATCTCTTAAAACGCCTAAGATTTCAGCAAAAATTTATAAAACATATCCCGGCATGAAGGTGCAGTATGTCGATAAAATTGCAAATGGTTTTACTCCAACAACAATCGGATATAGCGAAGATTTAAAATTCAATTGGAATATTCTTGGCGATAAACAAAAAATAGGGGAATACAATACTCAAAAAGCAACGACTGAATTTGGGGGAAGAAAATGGACAGCCTGGTTTACAACAGATATTCCTTTCCAGGACGGACCCTATAAATTTTACGGACTTCCGGGGCTCATTGTAAAAATTGAAGATGAAAACAAAGATTATTCCTGGGTACTACAGGGTAACAAGAAAATAAAAGACTACACAGAGTTTTCCTACATTGAAAATATGATGAAAATCTCCGGAAAAGTGAACGAATTATCAAAAGAGAAATTTGAAAAAACTTTCAGTGATTTCAAAAATGACCCTTTTGCTTCTGTAAGACCAATGATGACACAGGAAATGCTTTCCAAAACAATACCGGGAATGGACGGAACAGTGGGTGACATGATGAAGAAGCAGGAAAAGCAATACAAAGATTTCTACAATGCAAATGATAATCCGATAGAAAAAGATCAGGCCTCTGATAAAAAGAAAAAATAA
- a CDS encoding ferrous iron transport protein A, with amino-acid sequence MIEKGLHKLSGFPKNKIGKILGYDNDHLKMPNKIIEMGLLPETIFRILYQAPFNGPMYVEFGAEKSRIALREEEGDYIIVEELN; translated from the coding sequence TTGATAGAGAAAGGATTACATAAATTGAGTGGATTTCCTAAAAATAAAATAGGAAAGATATTGGGATATGATAATGACCATCTGAAAATGCCCAATAAAATTATCGAAATGGGGCTTCTTCCGGAGACCATTTTCAGGATTTTATATCAGGCCCCGTTCAATGGGCCCATGTATGTGGAGTTTGGTGCAGAAAAAAGCCGTATTGCCCTTCGTGAAGAAGAGGGAGATTATATCATCGTTGAAGAATTGAATTAA
- a CDS encoding zinc-binding alcohol dehydrogenase family protein yields the protein MKAAVVFEKGSIPQYADFTEPEAIQEDEVMVSVKAASIKNLDKARASGKHYSTENKEHQPTIIGSDGVGYLENGTKVYFFSKKGTVAEKAVADRHFVVPVPENLDFSVAAALPNAVMGSAMGLKFKAGIQPGDVVLINGATGITGRIAIQIARLYGAEKIIVTGRNEESLKSLHKLGADEAVSLQLSDEAFKQKIKDIHASTPIDIVLDYIWGHSVEMILSAFKGDGTFSHKTKLVSVGGMSGDTIQLSSQILRGTDIQISGSGLGSWTKQESALLFSEIIPEMFLAAAAGKITIETQEVDLKDIEAIWNAEVPAGKRLVIKI from the coding sequence ATGAAAGCAGCAGTAGTATTTGAAAAAGGAAGCATTCCTCAATATGCAGATTTTACGGAGCCAGAAGCGATCCAAGAAGATGAAGTGATGGTGTCAGTAAAGGCAGCTTCTATTAAAAACCTGGACAAAGCAAGGGCAAGCGGTAAACATTATTCCACGGAAAACAAAGAACATCAGCCAACGATTATCGGTTCAGACGGAGTAGGATACCTGGAGAACGGAACAAAAGTTTATTTTTTCAGTAAAAAAGGAACCGTCGCAGAAAAAGCTGTAGCAGATCGGCATTTTGTAGTTCCCGTTCCTGAAAATCTGGATTTTTCCGTTGCTGCAGCCCTTCCCAATGCAGTAATGGGCTCTGCAATGGGGTTAAAATTCAAAGCAGGCATCCAACCCGGAGATGTAGTTTTGATCAACGGTGCTACAGGGATCACAGGTAGAATAGCCATTCAGATTGCCAGATTATACGGGGCAGAAAAAATTATTGTTACAGGCCGGAATGAAGAATCTCTGAAATCCCTGCACAAACTGGGAGCAGATGAGGCTGTTTCTTTACAACTCAGTGATGAAGCTTTTAAACAGAAAATAAAGGATATTCATGCTTCAACTCCTATTGATATTGTACTGGATTATATCTGGGGTCATTCGGTTGAGATGATCTTATCAGCTTTTAAAGGAGACGGAACTTTCTCTCATAAGACAAAACTGGTTTCTGTGGGAGGAATGAGTGGCGATACAATTCAATTATCTTCTCAGATCCTGAGAGGAACAGATATTCAGATTTCAGGATCAGGACTTGGAAGCTGGACAAAGCAGGAATCTGCACTCCTGTTTTCAGAAATCATTCCGGAAATGTTTTTGGCAGCAGCAGCTGGAAAAATTACAATAGAAACACAAGAGGTTGACCTGAAAGATATAGAAGCAATCTGGAATGCTGAGGTACCCGCTGGAAAGAGGCTCGTAATCAAAATTTAA
- a CDS encoding tetratricopeptide repeat protein produces MEEYFGNELVKKFEEMMENNDEFYFDTEELEDIIVYYLELGDFNYADMAVSYGLKLHPNSLDIKIKKLEILLEWEEYNTAKGLINELKGSSMENTDFMVCYAKYYSSLGNPKRSIEICKQALTLGEEENFLHNFIADEYVNLGDPFNALRHYRKALKEDPTDEYALENCMVCFSDLNKSEEAIAFLNEYLDEFSYSETAWLEYGQFYFNRKNYDEAIKGYDYLLAINSNAVGVYANKAACYEALGQYQKAIETYEEMLELEYTKAFTFYKIGLCNKALKQPIVALNAFQKSLREDPQFYLAMMEQSYLYEEMGGMSEALHFAKEATQLNENNLDYQKRLAFLFIDSGKFEESLSCLKKLVDAEPSRFYNWYAYSEVLMLLGEYEEAVTVLNSAVKNHYRAELFYQLSNCFFNLKDQDKGIESLQKALDLDPSLAKDMQKKYPFIKDEVKKVKARVKKKN; encoded by the coding sequence TTGGAAGAGTATTTTGGAAATGAACTTGTAAAAAAGTTCGAGGAAATGATGGAGAACAATGATGAATTCTACTTCGATACCGAAGAGTTAGAAGATATTATTGTTTATTATTTGGAGCTTGGAGACTTTAACTACGCTGATATGGCGGTAAGTTATGGCCTGAAGCTTCATCCCAATTCTTTAGATATCAAGATTAAAAAACTTGAAATTCTTTTGGAATGGGAAGAGTATAATACGGCGAAAGGGCTCATTAATGAGCTAAAGGGTTCCTCTATGGAAAACACCGACTTTATGGTTTGCTACGCCAAGTATTATTCGAGTTTAGGAAATCCTAAAAGATCCATTGAAATTTGTAAACAAGCTTTGACATTAGGGGAAGAAGAAAACTTCCTTCACAACTTTATTGCAGATGAATATGTGAATCTGGGAGATCCTTTTAACGCTCTTAGACATTACAGAAAAGCACTGAAAGAAGATCCTACAGATGAATATGCATTAGAAAACTGTATGGTGTGCTTTAGTGATCTTAATAAGAGTGAGGAGGCTATTGCCTTTCTTAATGAATATCTGGATGAATTTTCTTATTCTGAAACCGCATGGCTGGAATACGGTCAGTTTTACTTCAACAGAAAAAATTATGATGAAGCCATAAAAGGCTATGACTATTTATTGGCCATCAATTCAAATGCTGTAGGAGTATATGCCAATAAGGCAGCCTGCTATGAAGCTTTAGGACAATATCAGAAAGCTATCGAAACCTACGAAGAGATGCTTGAGCTGGAATACACAAAAGCCTTTACTTTCTATAAAATTGGGCTTTGTAATAAAGCATTAAAGCAGCCTATAGTTGCATTGAATGCGTTCCAGAAATCTTTAAGAGAAGATCCGCAGTTTTACCTTGCCATGATGGAACAGTCATATCTGTACGAAGAAATGGGAGGGATGAGTGAAGCGTTGCATTTTGCAAAAGAAGCCACTCAATTGAATGAAAACAATCTTGATTATCAGAAGAGATTAGCATTTTTATTCATTGATTCCGGGAAATTTGAAGAAAGCCTTTCCTGTCTTAAAAAACTGGTGGATGCAGAACCTTCAAGATTTTACAACTGGTATGCTTACTCCGAAGTATTGATGCTTCTGGGTGAATATGAGGAAGCGGTAACTGTGCTGAACAGCGCTGTTAAAAACCATTACAGAGCAGAATTATTTTATCAGTTGAGCAATTGTTTCTTCAACCTGAAAGATCAGGACAAAGGAATCGAATCCCTTCAGAAAGCATTGGACCTGGATCCGTCTTTAGCTAAAGATATGCAGAAAAAATATCCGTTTATCAAAGATGAGGTTAAAAAGGTGAAGGCCAGAGTGAAAAAGAAAAATTGA
- the feoB gene encoding ferrous iron transport protein B, with translation MQANKKKQILLVGNPNVGKSTVFNTLCNKKQKTGNYAGVTVASHSGNYEYKNEEVEVIDLPGSYSVYPSSEDEAIFSKYLIDEQENYAGVVYILEALSLKRGLLLFQQIQDLGIPMILIVNQIDQAERRGITIDIQKFSEALGIKIIQTNAKEHIGIDEVKESIFNNEFVKTDTISFETPNEHRDFIQKLASHKGFTNEYKAWMSLSLGTDLGRIESVMEQLQGSEAKSLVPKRLQVQETVRRYQNVDKILENVISKEPQFKELLTEKLDKVLVHKFWGYVVFLAILLVIFQSVFFLAEYPMSWIEDFFSWLAAFTTEHLPEGPINSLISNGIVPGIGGIVVFAPQIGILLYFLYLLEDSGYMARVVFLMDRMLRPFGLNGKSIVPLVSGTACAIPAVISTRNIENVKERLLTILVTPFMTCSARLPVYSIIIGLIISEGSFLGIKYKALVLMAMYLLGFLVALFSAAVLKRFIKNKGKTYLVMDLPAYKKPLFGYDFKMVLGKVWDFITGAGKIIFIVSIIIWFLSYFGPKQKPTEFVASNVELDHSYLAKMGKGIEPVIAPLGYDWKMGVGILTSFVAREVFVGTMSTLYSLENDAPEVKVIDKMRRDVKPNGEKVFSFATGISVLLFYAFAMQCASTLAVVYRETKSWKWTGFQLAMMTGLAYFVSMIVYQILK, from the coding sequence ATGCAGGCAAATAAGAAAAAACAGATCCTTCTGGTGGGGAATCCCAATGTAGGAAAGTCGACGGTTTTCAATACACTTTGTAACAAAAAGCAAAAAACCGGAAACTATGCCGGGGTTACCGTGGCTAGCCATTCGGGAAACTATGAATATAAAAATGAAGAAGTTGAGGTTATTGATCTTCCGGGTTCCTACAGTGTATATCCAAGCTCTGAGGACGAAGCCATTTTCTCAAAATACCTGATCGACGAACAGGAAAACTACGCAGGAGTTGTTTATATTCTTGAAGCATTAAGCCTGAAAAGAGGCCTTCTTTTGTTCCAGCAGATCCAGGATCTTGGAATTCCAATGATTCTGATCGTCAATCAGATTGACCAGGCAGAAAGAAGAGGAATTACCATAGATATTCAGAAGTTCTCTGAAGCCCTGGGAATCAAAATCATCCAAACCAATGCAAAAGAACATATTGGAATTGATGAAGTAAAAGAAAGTATCTTCAACAATGAATTTGTAAAAACAGATACAATTTCTTTTGAAACTCCCAACGAGCATAGAGATTTTATCCAAAAATTAGCTTCTCATAAGGGTTTTACCAACGAGTATAAAGCCTGGATGAGCCTTTCATTAGGAACAGACCTTGGAAGAATAGAATCCGTAATGGAGCAACTTCAGGGTTCTGAAGCCAAAAGCCTGGTCCCAAAAAGATTACAGGTTCAGGAAACGGTCAGAAGATATCAGAATGTTGATAAAATACTGGAGAATGTCATTTCCAAAGAACCTCAGTTTAAAGAACTTCTCACAGAAAAGCTGGACAAAGTTCTGGTTCACAAATTCTGGGGATATGTTGTCTTTTTAGCCATTCTGCTGGTTATTTTCCAGAGTGTATTTTTCCTTGCCGAATATCCCATGAGCTGGATTGAAGATTTCTTCTCCTGGCTGGCAGCTTTTACAACAGAACATCTTCCGGAAGGCCCCATCAATTCACTGATTTCAAACGGAATTGTTCCCGGAATTGGAGGAATTGTAGTATTTGCCCCTCAAATCGGAATTCTTTTGTATTTCCTCTATTTGTTGGAAGATTCCGGATATATGGCCAGAGTAGTATTCCTGATGGACAGAATGCTTCGTCCTTTTGGTCTCAACGGAAAAAGTATCGTACCTCTTGTTTCCGGAACAGCCTGTGCTATTCCAGCCGTTATTTCCACCAGAAACATTGAAAACGTTAAAGAAAGACTATTGACGATATTGGTAACACCGTTCATGACGTGCTCTGCCAGACTTCCGGTTTACAGTATTATTATAGGATTGATCATTTCTGAAGGATCATTTTTAGGAATAAAATATAAAGCACTGGTGCTGATGGCCATGTACTTACTGGGTTTCCTGGTTGCATTATTTTCAGCAGCAGTCCTTAAGAGATTTATTAAAAATAAAGGTAAAACCTATCTGGTAATGGACCTTCCTGCTTATAAAAAACCACTTTTCGGATATGATTTTAAAATGGTTTTGGGAAAAGTATGGGACTTTATTACCGGAGCCGGAAAAATTATATTTATTGTCAGTATCATTATCTGGTTCCTGAGTTATTTCGGACCAAAACAGAAACCTACTGAGTTCGTGGCAAGTAATGTTGAGCTCGATCATTCCTATTTAGCAAAAATGGGTAAGGGTATAGAACCGGTGATTGCACCATTAGGGTACGACTGGAAAATGGGAGTAGGTATCCTTACAAGTTTCGTAGCCAGAGAGGTGTTCGTAGGAACAATGTCTACGTTGTATAGCCTTGAAAATGATGCTCCGGAGGTGAAAGTAATCGATAAAATGAGAAGAGATGTGAAACCGAATGGCGAAAAGGTATTCAGCTTTGCCACAGGTATTTCCGTGCTTCTGTTTTATGCATTTGCAATGCAGTGTGCTTCCACACTGGCAGTAGTCTACAGAGAAACGAAAAGCTGGAAATGGACCGGCTTCCAGTTGGCTATGATGACAGGTTTGGCATATTTTGTGTCGATGATAGTATATCAAATTTTAAAGTAA
- a CDS encoding damage-inducible protein DinB, which produces MDTLSQLKSELEGEFQTTKKFIDLFPEGKNDYAPHEKSMKLMPLATHLVEVFEWPNTILNTSELDFGKGEYQPTQLSTKEDLIKKLDDSYQAGKAALEKATEDNLNPSWTIKNNGHELASWSKYGAIRHALNQITHHRAQLGVYYRLNNIPLPGSYGPSADQQSF; this is translated from the coding sequence ATGGATACCTTATCTCAATTAAAATCCGAACTGGAAGGAGAATTTCAAACGACTAAAAAATTCATTGACCTTTTTCCTGAAGGGAAAAACGACTATGCTCCTCATGAAAAAAGCATGAAGCTCATGCCATTGGCAACACATCTGGTAGAAGTTTTTGAATGGCCTAATACAATTTTAAATACTTCAGAACTTGATTTTGGCAAAGGGGAATACCAACCGACCCAACTTTCTACAAAAGAAGACCTTATCAAAAAACTGGATGATAGTTACCAGGCCGGAAAAGCAGCCTTGGAAAAAGCAACAGAAGACAACCTGAATCCAAGCTGGACGATCAAAAATAACGGCCACGAGCTGGCGAGCTGGAGTAAATATGGAGCAATTCGCCATGCGTTGAATCAGATTACCCATCACAGGGCTCAGCTGGGAGTGTATTACAGGCTGAATAACATTCCTTTGCCCGGAAGTTATGGCCCGTCTGCAGACCAGCAAAGCTTTTAG
- a CDS encoding Crp/Fnr family transcriptional regulator: MFEHIKSRFPFPKEKWRKFLASFERMEVPAKTLLLKEGEVSCNAYYLEQGIVRAWYNNDGKDVTFQFFLENTMFSSLESFRKGLPSMVSFETIGPCVVYKIKKPDVEAFLEEVYENPELRKMFMDALFERVFDYMKHFFSFIKDTPQQRYLNLTIEKPEIIRRVPQHYIASYLGITTVHLSRIKSKILKERLP; the protein is encoded by the coding sequence ATGTTTGAGCATATTAAAAGCAGGTTTCCTTTTCCCAAAGAAAAATGGCGGAAATTTCTCGCTTCTTTTGAACGCATGGAAGTTCCGGCTAAAACCCTGCTGCTGAAAGAAGGAGAAGTCTCGTGCAATGCCTATTATCTCGAACAGGGAATAGTAAGAGCCTGGTATAATAATGACGGAAAGGACGTTACCTTCCAGTTTTTTCTTGAAAATACCATGTTTTCTTCTCTGGAAAGCTTTAGAAAAGGATTGCCCAGTATGGTCTCTTTTGAAACCATAGGCCCCTGTGTTGTATATAAAATCAAAAAACCGGATGTAGAAGCTTTCCTTGAAGAGGTTTATGAAAATCCTGAACTTAGAAAGATGTTTATGGATGCCCTTTTTGAAAGGGTTTTCGATTATATGAAACATTTCTTTTCATTTATTAAAGATACGCCACAGCAACGCTATCTGAACCTTACCATAGAAAAGCCGGAGATCATCAGACGGGTTCCTCAGCATTATATCGCTTCCTATCTGGGAATTACCACCGTTCATTTGAGCAGAATAAAAAGTAAAATATTGAAGGAAAGACTTCCTTAG